ACTGATTACACACAATTAGAGTGGAGAGTTTTTTACATTGTAACCCACCAATAAAGTTTGAATGAGTACAGTGCAGCCTACGTCATTCTGGGTGTTGATTCCAGATTTTTTTGGGAGTTCACGGTAGTTGTTGTTGATGTTCCTTCTGCGCATACTATTCAGCTCCTGAAGAGCGATATCTTTGTAGCAATGTACAAATTTTGTAATTCAGCTCCATCGGAGCGAAACAATTACTTTAGTTCCGCACCTACGGAGCTACCATATAATAAATTGAATAACAAAAATTTAATACGCTGTATTCACGAATTCATTCGTAATAAAAATTACGATAAAATAAAAATTACGATTTGTGAGAAACACGCATGGACGGATGAAGTATATTCAATGATCGGAGAATTACCAATAATGAGCATAAAAAGCCGGTTAAATCATAAAACCGACCATAAATATAACAAATTCATATATTAAATATTTATTAACATAACACATTGATAACCATTTACTCAAATTTTTTGTACTTTTGCTCAATATTACGCAACAACTCCACCGAACCCAATTTATAACATTCTAATTATTTCATCTAAACAACCAATCATGAGGAAGTTTTTTACTTTTTTGTTATGTATTTTTATTGTAAATTTTGTTTTTACCCAATCCAATCCTACTCCGCACAATCTAGCTGCGAGTAATTTCGTCTTTGATGGATTTGCAAATGGAACAACCACAACTTATCCCGTATCCATGCAAGGTTGGAGCTTTTCTGAAGAAGCAAATTCGAGTACGGTTGGTTCTGCAAATGCCGACAGAATTTTAGTAAATAGTTCAGGCGGTATTACATCAGGAAGCATAAGAAACGAGATTTCCAATGGTTTAAGCTTGTTGAATTCCGGTTCTAACAATATTGGTGCAATTGCTGTTTCCTTAAATACAACTAATAGAGAAAATATTTCATTAACCTGGACAGCAGAACAACTTAATTCTGGAGGCAGTGGAGCTACTGATAGAATTAATGGACTTCAGTTACAATTTAGAGTTGGAGTAAGCGGAAATTTCACAACTGTTGCAGGAACAGAATATTTAGCTACCAATACCACTTCTCAAAACCCTCCACAAACTTTTTCATCTATTATACTTCCAGCTTCGTGCAATAATCAAGCTATTGTTCAAGTTAGGTGGATATACTACATAAGTTCTGGAACTGCAAATGGCAGAGATAGAATCAGATTAGATGATATAACCATATCAAGTTCTGCCATGATGTCCTGTGCACAACCCACCACAGGACCATCTAACTTCTCAGCCACAGAACTGGCAGACAACAGTATGGATATCTCCTGGATGAATGGTGATGGAGACAGAGTACTCGTTCTTGCACGAGAAGGTGCTGCTGTCAATGCAGATCCGGTCAACGGAACACCCTATGACGCTAATGCAGCCTTCGGATTGGGTGATCCGTTAGGAACAGTTAATTTTGTAGTCTATAATGGAACCGGTACATCCGAGTCTATTACAAACCTTATGTCCGGAACAACTTATCATTATGCTGTGTACGCATACAATGACGTGGATCAATGTTACAACACCGTTGCAAAGCTTACCGGAAGCGGAATGACTACATCTCCCCCGGCACCCATCATTCAATTGGAATATCCCACCGATAATAATGTAAATTGCGGTTTTACTTTACCTTATGGAAACGTAGATCTGAATACAGATAGTGACCTTACGTTTAGGATTTCGAATGATGGCAATGCAGACTTGACTCTTACCTTAGATTTGACAATAGGCGGAACAAATGCCAATCAGTTTTCAATCATTACGCAGCCTACCTCCCCCATTGGTGCAGGTTTGAGCAGCGATGTAACCGTCAGATTTACGCCAACATCCGGCGGCAGTAAAACTGCCAGTATATCCATAGGAAACAATAGTGCTCAAAGTACCTGTGTCGTAAATTTATCAGGAACAGGAGTAACACCTCCTTACTATTACCAAACCAAAACTTCCGGTAACTGGTCAACACCCGGAACATGGGAAGTTTCAACAGACAATTCAACTTGGGAAGAAGCCACCGAAGCACCATTATCGAATAAGGATCTGACTATAACAATAAAGTCCCCGCATAATGTCACCATTTCTGCCAATACGACAATAGACGAGACAGTAATAGATGCCGGAGGATCGTTGGAAGTTACAGGTGGAACTTTTACTATAGCAAATGGCGATGGTGAAGATTTACAGGTATTTGGGGTTTTACGAAATTCATTAAATGTACAATTTTCATTAAATTCCGGAAGTGAAATTTCGATAAAAAATGGTGGAAAATACGAACATAATGCTGTTACAGCTGGTAGTATAACTCCCATGACCTGGAATTCCGGGTCAACATGTGAAATCATAAAAGCAAGTGGAACTCCAGGTAACTTAAATCAAAGCTATCATCACTTTATTTGGGCAAGCACTTCTCATGGAGCTGCAACATTAAATTTAAGTGGAGATTTAAAAACTATTAATGGAGACTTTTCAATTACAAATACCGGGACAGGGTCTTTAAGATTAGCCGGTGCAACAGGGAACACACTCAACGTTGGTGGAAGTGTTTCTATTAACAACGGAACAACATTAGATTTAGGGAACGGAGGGAATACGTCTAATTTAAACATATTAGGGAACCTAAGCGTCTTTGGGGAACTAAGATTAATGGGAGCAGGAACTAATAATGGAACCATAAATTTATCAGGTAATTTGACAGGGTCAGGCACAATAACGGAAAATACAAGTGGCACTAATTGCCAAATATTTTTTTCCGGAACATCTCTTCAAGAGTTTAATTTTAGCGGAACTATCAGCAATAGCATCAATTTTACAATCAATAATGGTAATAATGTAGATTTACAAACTGCCTTAAACCTGCCCGCTGCACTAACCCTTACCAATGGCAGACTCAGACTTAACACTTTTGATTTGACCGTGGCAGGAACGATCTCAGGAGCTTCAGCTACCAGTTATATTCAGACCAACGGTACCGGAAAGCTTTTAAGAACAGTGACACAATCACCTGCTGTAGAATATCCGGTAGGTAACAGTACCTATAATCCTGCTTCTTTACAATTAAGTTCTACTTCATCCGCTCAATTTGGGGTGAGAGTACTGGATGCCGTTTATGAAGATGGTCTCTCGGGTACTCCGATTACTCAAAAAGTAGTAAACAGAACATGGGACGTAACCGGAACAATCCCGGGTAATTTCCTAACACTTGAAGTACAATGGAGTACAGCGAATGAAGCAGTAGATTTTACAAGAACTGCCTGTTATCTGTCACACTATGAAGATATGAGCTGGAGCGGAGATGTAGAAGGTGCTGCCACCGGAACTAACCCTTATACAAGATCCAGAAATGATATTGGAACTTTATCTCCTTTTGCAGTAGGCAGTCAGGGCGTTTTGCCGGTTGAATTTCTGGATTTTAATGTGAAAGCATCCGGCAGAACCAGTTTGCTTTCCTTCTCCACCGCTACTGAATTCAACAACGACTATTTCTCCATCGAGCGGTCATCAGACGGAAGGGACTTTGATATGATTGGAGAAATCAAAGGTGCGGGTAACAGCAACAGAGAAATAAGTTATGAATTTACAGATTCAAAACCGTCATCAGGTATCAATTATTACCGAATCAAACAAACTGACTTTGATGGAAAATACAGTTATTCTGATATTAAATCCATTCAATTCTCTTCACAGAAAGAGATCAGCGTCAGTCCGGGATACACGGATGGCAGATTGCAGATATCTACAGAATCAGAAAGTTATAATATTGTTGTGTTAAACACTTCCGGACAGGAAGTAAGAAGATTTAGGACTTTATCACAAAATCAGACGATCAGTATAGAAGAACTGAAAGCCGGATTGTACTTTTTAAATATCTTCAGCGGAGATTTCCGTGAAACTGTCAGAATCGTTAAGTTCTGATCTGATAAAGTAAAATTATAATATTCAACGAATAGAAAAGCCCGGCCATTTTTAAGTGGTCGGGCTTTTTTAATATATGATTTCTAAAATCCTTTATTTTACAAACTCCAGACTTCTGCTGATAAATGCGGATAGCTCTTCTCCCTTCAGCATATTCTGATTCAATAGTGCCAGATCGTGTAGATAACCTGCAAAATCCGCTTTCTTTTCTTCACTCTTCATTTTGATCAGCTTCTCAGCAACCAACGGATGATTGGTATTGATTACAACATTGTGGCTATCCGGAAACATATTCATATCCATCCCCTGCATGGCCTGCATTTCTTTCATTCTACGCATAAATTCCGGTCTGGTAATCAAAACAGGGTGATCGGTAGGTGACAAAGCTTTCAGTTCGATGTGGCCCATGCCCAGGTTTTTTAATGATTTGGTAAAAATATCCTTTACCTTATCCTGTTCTGCCTGACTCAATACGGATTCTTTGGTTTCGTCTTTCTGGACCAACTGATCCGGTGTATCTGAATCCACTCTTACAAATGTCACTTCACCGCCTTTATATTCGATATGCTGCATAAAATGATTATCAATGATAGTATCCATTTCCAGAACATCATATCCGTAATCTTTGGCTGCTTTAATATAACTGTGCTGCGCTTTTACATCATTGGCATACAGATAGATAACTTTATTATGTTTATCTGTTTGGGTTGCTTTTACTCTTTCTTTATATTCTTCAAGTGTAAAATATTCGTTTTCCAGATTTTTAAGAAGCGCAAAAGTCATGGCTTTCTCATTAAACTTTTCGTCTGAGATCATGCCGTATTTCACGAAAGTACTGATTTCTTTCCATTTTTCTTCATATCCTTTTCTGTCAGTATTGAAGATGGAGTGAAGCTTTTCTGCGACTTTTTTAGAAATGTAGGTATTGATCTTTTTTACATTAGAGTCAGACTGAAGATAACTTCTGGAAACATTAAGTGGAATGTCCGGTGAGTCAATCACTCCATGCAGCAACATCAGAAATTCCGGAACGATCTCTTTTACATCATCCGTAATAAAAACCTGATTGCTGTACAACTGAATTTTGTTTTTCTGAACTTCAAAACCGTTGTTGAGTTTCGGGAAATACAAAATTCCTGTCAGATTGAACGGATAGTCAATATTTAAATGAATCCAGAATAATGGGGGCTGACTGAATGGATGAAGTTCATTGTAAAAACTTTTATAATCTTCATCCGTCAATTCTGTAGGTTTCAGTTTCCAGATAGGCCGTGGATTATTGACGATATCATCTACTTCTGTCTTTATTTCCTTTTTTTCTTCTCCATCCCCTTCGAAGGTTGTTTCCGTTTTGGTGCCGAATTTTATTTCAACAGGCAGAAATTTGCAATATTTGTTGAGCAGTTCTTTGATTCTATAATTTTCAAGATATTCTTTACTTTCCTCATTGATGTGTAGAATGATCTCGGTACCTCTTTCGGTTCTGTCACTTGATTCGATACTGTATTCCGGATTGCCGTCACAGGTCCACTTTACCGCCGGAGCATCCGGAACATATGACTTTGTAATCACTTCTACTTTGTCCGCTACCATAAAAGCAGAGTAAAACCCTAATCCGAAATGACCGATAATCGTGGCGTCGTCTTTGTACTTTGCCAGAAAATCCTCTGCTGAAGAAAAAGCGACCTGATTCAGATATCTGTTTACTTCATCTTCTGTCATACCAATACCTTTGTCAAGAATGTGGAGTGTTTTGTTCTCCGCATCTATCCGGATTTCGATTTTAGTATCTCCCAAGTCACCTTTCACTTCCCCTTTGGAGGATAAAGTTTTGATTTTTGTAGTGGCATCCACGGCATTGGAGACCAATTCTCTCAGAAAAATCTCATGATCTGAGTAAAGAAATTTTTTGATAATGGGGAAAATGTTTTCCGCCTGAACTGATATATTACCTCTTTCCATTATGATACATTTTTTTCACTCAAATGGCAAAGGTCATGCCAATAGAAATATAGTGACATTATGACAGAATTTTCAGACAATTTACGGACAAAAATTCTGTTTATACTTTCTGTAAATTTTCAATTCTGACTTTTCAAAGACAAACAAAAATTTAGCCGGATTTCATTTCCTTCCTGATTTACTACAAAGCCGGAGTTTGTATCCCGAGCATACCATTGAAAACAAATATTCTCTCCACCATTATCAGTTACTTCGATCACCCCGTATTGACCTCTGACAGTACTATAACCATGAGAATATGGTCCACCTTTATATGAACCGGGCCTATCTAATGCTGCAGCGTGAAATACAGGTATAGCGGCACCCTTTCCGGTAGCATAATCACTATTGGATCCGTCGTCTATCGCGACCATATGTGCATCACCACTCAAAATAAAAATCGGGATTTCATGTTTTTTAATAAAATCGGCAATCTTTTGTCTTTCTTTGGGATACCCACCCCAATTATCACTTTCATTACATTTATAATTGGGTCCTCCGGGGGCATTTATCCAGGGGTAAGTGCTCACCCATGCTACGGCTTTTCCTTCATTTTTTGCTTTCAATAAAGTATCAAAGAACCAATTTAAGTGGGCTTCAGAACCAAAGTTTGTTCCTTGCTGTATCTCTTCACAATCCTGATATTTTGGTTTTACTTTTTGTGATCTCAGGTCAGAAAGCACATACATCACTCTTCCTGCAGAAAAACTTTGACTGATGGGTCCGGAATTACTATCAAAGTGGAACGGATAATGAGGGATATATTTTTTATAATTATGAATGGCTTCATTTCTGCATGGATTGGAGGAATCAGAATTATTTGGTCCAAAATCGTGATCATCCCAAATATAAACCATAGGAATTTTTCTTAGTAACGCTGATTGTGAAGCGGATGAAAAAACTTTTTTGAAGGCAAGCTCAAATCTTTCCTGACAGTTATCATGGATATCCTCATAGTGAATATCGCCGATCTGTAAATAGAATAATGGATTTTCTTCCTGAATTTTTTGAAATATAGTACTTTCTGATCCTGTCTCAGCACAACTACCAAAGACAATTTTATAAGAAGCTGCGTCTTGAGGAAGGGTATGAAAGTGGCCTGATGCTAAATGTTTACCCGATTTATCTTTAAAATGATATTTATATTCTCTATTTTCCTTTAACCCTGTAATATCTTCTTTTAAGCTAAAATTGTTTTGTTGTGTAAAATACAGATTTCTACTATTTACCCGCTTGCCGGTAGAAATGTCATAAATTTCTAACTCCAACATACCGGAATCAGTTGCTTTTACAGCTATTGTTGCCTGATCTTCACTTAAATTTCCGGTTAGTAAGTGTTGTATTTCTATTTTAGGAAAGTTCTCCGAACGTTCTGAAAACTTTTTCTTTCCAGAACATGCAGATATGCAGATTGCAAATAGCACATATAAGAAGGTACTTATTTTCATTTTTGTTCTGAACCTGTTTTGTTTCCGTTAGGGGCTAAAAATAGTTCTTTTCCTGCGATATCTTCCCACCTGTATAATTGGAAAGTTCCATCGGTACTCATCGCAACAAACATTCCGTTTTTAAATTGATCATTGATAGCAACATTCGTAATGTCACTTCCATCGCTTTCGTCCGTGCTGGTTTTAATGATTTTAATTAAAGGGTGATCGTGTTTGTTATCCTTGGTGCCTTCTCTTGGGAATATATGAAACTGATTAGCTTGCTGGTCAGACAAAAGAATATACCCTGTCCCATCATTGGCTTTGTACATGGACAAGCCTTCATGATCTTCTGCAATCCCTGTCGTGGCAAATAAGGCTAATTCAACATTACTGCTATCCGGATGTGCATAATATTTTCTGACGCCTACGCCTTCGTCAGAACAATAGACATATCCAAGTTCATTATCCACTAAAATAGCTTCAATTTCTTTAATACCACTAAACTTTCCAAATTTTCTCTTTAAACTGCCTATTACTACATCACTTGAGTCGGCAGTCAGTTGATATTGATACAAATATCCTTCTGTTGGCCCTGTTTTTCTTCCTACGATTGCATAAATATTATTGGTATTTTTGTCTGTATAAAGTGCTACGCCCATAGGTGCACGCAATGTGTCATCTTCAAAAACTGCGATTCCCCCACCATCTATTGATTTCATATCAGGAAGAGAAAAAACTCTGATGCTATTGGTGTTTCGTTCTGTACAAACAGCAATATCTGTTTTAACCCCGTTTACATCTAACCCGTAAGCTATATCCACATTATTGGGTCTTTTTAAGTCGGTAACTGATCTTTTTGCGTCTATTTTACCATTCATATCAAAAACATATAGTCCTCCTTTGCCTGTATCGCCCCCTTTGTCTGTACCTATTATTAAGCTTTGAGATGGATCCGTCGGATGAATCCATATTGCGGGATCATCAGTATCTGTAGGCACTTTTTCTGTTGTAATTACGGGAATCAACACGTCAGAAAGCATGTCTGATGTTTTTTCTTTACACCCAAACAAGGTAAAATAAACAAAAACAACCGTTGTTATTAATCGAAACATAAAATGGTTTTTTTAATTTAAAAGGACAAAGTTCAATTTTATCAAATTGTTCAGGTCAAAATTCTATGTTAAATTAAAATTAATTTCACTCTCCTAAATTAACATTGGGCTAATCTTAAATTAATTTACAAGTAACATCATCGTCGTAACCTTGCAGCTAATTTAAACAAAAACATCATGGTAAAAATTTTCCACATTCTAATTACATGTTTTTTAATTACTGTGTCTGTTCAGGCACAATCTGGACGTATTCAGGGAAAGGTAACAGATGATCTTGGTCTTGTAATGCCGGGAGCCACTATACTCCTAAATACAGAGCCAATTATCGGTACCATCACCGATAATGCAGGGAAATATCAGTTATCAGGTATTTATGAAGGCAATTACACAATGACCGTTTCTTATTTGGGATACGAAAATGTATCTATGCAGGTTACTGTAATTGCTGATAAAACAATCGAACAAAACTTTACTTTGGGAGAAGCTTCTGTGGTAGGAGATGAAGTTCTGATACTGGGTGACAGACTCAGAGGGCAGGCAAAAGCACTCAATCAACAGAAAAACAACGCAAATATCACAAATATTGTAGCTGCTGACCAGATCGGAAAGTTTCCGGATGCTAATATAGGAGATGCGATGAAAAGAATACCAGGTATCACTATGCAAAATGACCAGGGAGAAGCCAGAAATATCATAATCAGAGGTATGGCGCCGAGTTTGAATTCTGTGATGATCAATGGTGAGAGAGTCCCATCTGCCGAAGGTGACAATAGAAATGTACAAATGGACTTGATACCTGCGGATATGGTTCAGGCGATCGAAGTCAACAAAGCTGTGTTACCAAGTATGGATGCAGATGCAATCGGTGGAGCCGTAAACTTGGTCACTAGAAAAGCACCTGATGGACTTAGACTTTCAGGTACTTTAGGATCAGGACTAAACCTATTGTCCAATAAACCTATTTGGAATGGTTCTGTCATCCTTGGTGATAGAATCCTAAATAATAAATTGGGCGTGATTTTTTCTGGTTCTTACAATAATCACAATTTTGGTTCGGACAACTTCGAAGGCGTGTGGGCTCAAACAGACAATCCTGATCATCCAGTGGTATTAAGTGGTTATGATCTGAGAAAATATGATGTGCAACGTGTGCGAAGAAGTGCATCTTTATCTTTGGATTATGAACTAGCAAAAGGACACAATATCTACTTCAACTCTATGTACAACTGGAGAGACGACTGGGAAAACAGATATAGATTCAGAGTGGATAGATTGGAACTACCATTTGAAGAAGGTGGTGAATTTACGGAATTGTCCAATGGTGTGTTTGAAATGAGAGGAAGAGTAGCTATCCAAACAAAAGGTGGTATCGAAAATGATAGAAATAAAGGCACAAGAGTAGAAGACCAAAGAGTGGCAAATTACAATCTTTCCGGTGACCACAACTTAGGAAAACTGAGAATGACCTGGTCCGGTACTTATGCAAAAGCCTCTGAAGACAGACCAAATGAAAGATATATCACCCATAGGAGCAACAAAACAGTAATAGTCAATACATTAGATCCTGCAAAATATGTAGTAAACCTTAAGAATATAGATGATGAATTGACACTTTCGTTGAATGAAATCTATGAATCCAACAATAATACCAACGAAACAGATGTCAATGGAAGATTGGATTTTGAATTGCCTATCAACAACAATAAAGGCAAAATTCAATTCGGTGCAAGATACAGAGGAAAGGATAAAGAAAGAGTAGATTCTTATGATGTATATGAGCCAATTGAAGATCTTGGTACCGGAGGCAATTCATTAGGAAACCTTCCTTTTTCTGTGCAGGATGAAAGAGTATTCTTAAATGGTGGCCAATACAAACCAGGAAGGTTCGTGAATAAAGAATATTTGGGTGGCTTAAATTTGTCTGATGCATCAAAATTTGAAAAAGAAGATGCATTGGGCGAATACATTACCAATAACTATACAGCAAAAGAAAATATCACTGGTGGATATGTGATGGGAGATTATAAATTGACTGATAAATTGATGGCCATTGTAGGAGCTCGTATAGAACACACTTCTATTAAATATTCTGGTTTTAAATTTGATACTGAAACAGAAATAGCGACACCTACACCAGAAACAACCAAGTCTTATACCAATATTTTGCCAGGAGCACACTTGAAATACAACTTTAGTGACAATTCTATTTTGCGTTTTGCATGGACCAATACATTGGCTAGACCTGGATATTTTGCACTTGTGCCTTATGCGGCATTCAATCCAGATGACATGGAGTTAGAGAGAGGTAATCCAGATTTGGAAGCAACTACAGCAATGAATTTCGACTTGATGTATGAAAATTATTTCAAATCTATCGGTGTACTTTCTGTAGGTGGTTTTTACAAAGACATCAGTAATTTCATTTACACTCGTACTGATATGAATGTAACAGATCCGCAGTTTGGAGAGCTTCGGTCATTGACAAGGCCTGAAAACGGAGGTACTGCGGATGTTTATGGATTTGAGGTGGCCATACAAAGACAATTGGATTTCTTGCCGGGAGCACTCAAAGGTTTGGGTGTGTATTTGAATTATACTTTTACAGAATCCAGCACTACAGGTATTCAGGGTCGTGAAAGCGATGATTTAAGATTGACAGGAACAGCAAAAAATATGTTCAATGCATCACTATCTTACGAGACTAAAAAACTAGTGGTTAGAGCTTCATTAAACTTTGCTAGTGATTATATCGACGAAGTAGGTGACTCTGGTTTTGGTGATTTGTATTATGACAAACAAACCTTTGTGGATGTAAATGCATCTTACGCTATCACACCACAATGGAGAGTATATATAGAAGGCAACAACCTTACCAATCAACCATTGAGATATTACCAAGGCATCCAGGAGAGAACCTTCCAGGAAGAGTTTTATAATGCAAGAATCAATCTGGGTGTAAAGTTTGACTTTTTTGGGAAGAAATAATTTTATCTAAATAAATACCTTAAATGACAAATTGAATAAAGATGTGGATTTACTTGAAAGACGTAAAAATCATTCTGAATTCGTAATTCCAAATTCGTAATTAAATATACTGTGGCTTTAAGAAACCTGATTGTCGTAAGATGGTCAGGTTTTTTTGTTTTTAATGTAATGGCAATAAGATTTAACATAAAATTGAAACTATAATCGGAAATATTACGTTTAAGCATACAAATTTAGTGATGGAAATAAAATCTGAAACAATATTTAATGTAGCGGATCTACCAATGCGGCATCCAATCTTGGCTACTTCTTTGTCAGATTATGAAAGGGTAAATGATAAGATTGCCTACATGGTCGAAAAAGGCGAATTAACAAAAGTACAACGTGGTTTATATGTATTTAATAACTTGAAAGACAAAAACGTTTATTTAAATTATAACATAGCCAATACACTGTATGGTCCATCGTATATCAGTCGTTTTTCGGCGCTTAGTTATTATGGTCTATTATCTGAACAAAGTGTAACTATCGAGTCTATGGCTTTGAGCCGTTATAGAGAATACAATACTCCTCTTGGGACTTTTGCCTATTTTCATGCATCAAAAGATACTTTTTCGATTGGCATCAATTCGTTTAATAAAAATGAACATTCTTCCTTTCTTATGGCTACACCAGAGAAGGCACTTTGTGACCTTATTTGGACAGAAAAGTCACTTCCTATAAAGACTTTAGACGACATGGTCTATTATTTGGAAGAAGACTTAAGGTTTGATATGTCTTTTTTCAAAGACGCGGATACTTCTATTTTTACTGAATGTCAGATGATGGGTAATAAAAAAAATGAAATTAGTTTATTACTAAAATTAAAATAATTATTGAACATGATAAAAGATTGGTTTGATTCATATAATGCAACTAGCCAAGATGAAATCTCAAAAGCTAAAAGAGAAATTATCCAATATATAACATTGTCAGGACTTTCGCGAAGTGATTTTTTTTCAAAAGCATCATATTATGGTGGTACTGCTTTGAGAATGTTGTATGGTTTGCCGCGTTTTTCAGAAGACATTGATTTTTCATTAAATTATACCGATCCTAATTTTACACTCCAAGATTATTTCCCATACATTGAGAAAGAATGTGTGCTTCACGGTCTTGAAGTTGATTTATCTATTAAGGAAAATGTAGAGCCAAATGATGTAGATTCAGCTTTCTTAAAAGACAATACAGAGTGGAACATTATAACGGTTAACCAAAAGTTCGCACCGACGATCAAGATAAAAGTGGAGATTGATAAAAATCCACCATTATTGTTTGAAACAGAAGCGAAATTAATTATCAGACCATATTCGTTTTATGTCAATACTTTTAAAGAGCCGCATTTATTTGCTGGGAAAATGCACGCTTTTCTATTCAGAGAATGGAAAACTCGGGTAAAGGGAAGGGATTGGTATGATTTAGAATGGTATATCAAAAGAGGTACGTCTTTATCACTTAGCCATTTGCAAGAAAGGGCAATACAAAGTGATCATTTACCTAAAGGCACAATATTGGATAAAGAGCTTTTATCAAAAATTCTTGAAGATAAAATTTCAAGCACTGACATAGAAAATGCCATGTTTGATATTAAAAGATTCATCCAAAACCCAAAAGAACTCGATATTTGGTCAAAACAATACTTCCTTGATTTGGTAAAATTGATGAAGGTGGAGTAGTTTGGGTTTTTGTAAGTATTCAGGCAACTTTTACCCAATGGAAATGTAATTTTTATTTTAACTTAGGCAAAATATTCTACGTTTCGGGCATCCTTTTTATCAGACTTTATCAGTTTCATTTCTTCAACCGCATCCTTTATCTCTTTTAATAAAAGTGCCTTTGAATCAGTCAATTGTTTGACCTTGACATAGGATATGCTTTGGAGAACTTCCATCAATGATGATGTTTTATTGTCAGGAATTTCTAAAAGAACTTTCATCGATTTATATTTCAGAAATTACATCAAATCCTTTAAAACTACCTGTGACCGCAAGGCCCGTTATCTTG
The genomic region above belongs to Saprospiraceae bacterium and contains:
- a CDS encoding phytase encodes the protein MFRLITTVVFVYFTLFGCKEKTSDMLSDVLIPVITTEKVPTDTDDPAIWIHPTDPSQSLIIGTDKGGDTGKGGLYVFDMNGKIDAKRSVTDLKRPNNVDIAYGLDVNGVKTDIAVCTERNTNSIRVFSLPDMKSIDGGGIAVFEDDTLRAPMGVALYTDKNTNNIYAIVGRKTGPTEGYLYQYQLTADSSDVVIGSLKRKFGKFSGIKEIEAILVDNELGYVYCSDEGVGVRKYYAHPDSSNVELALFATTGIAEDHEGLSMYKANDGTGYILLSDQQANQFHIFPREGTKDNKHDHPLIKIIKTSTDESDGSDITNVAINDQFKNGMFVAMSTDGTFQLYRWEDIAGKELFLAPNGNKTGSEQK
- a CDS encoding TonB-dependent receptor, whose protein sequence is MVKIFHILITCFLITVSVQAQSGRIQGKVTDDLGLVMPGATILLNTEPIIGTITDNAGKYQLSGIYEGNYTMTVSYLGYENVSMQVTVIADKTIEQNFTLGEASVVGDEVLILGDRLRGQAKALNQQKNNANITNIVAADQIGKFPDANIGDAMKRIPGITMQNDQGEARNIIIRGMAPSLNSVMINGERVPSAEGDNRNVQMDLIPADMVQAIEVNKAVLPSMDADAIGGAVNLVTRKAPDGLRLSGTLGSGLNLLSNKPIWNGSVILGDRILNNKLGVIFSGSYNNHNFGSDNFEGVWAQTDNPDHPVVLSGYDLRKYDVQRVRRSASLSLDYELAKGHNIYFNSMYNWRDDWENRYRFRVDRLELPFEEGGEFTELSNGVFEMRGRVAIQTKGGIENDRNKGTRVEDQRVANYNLSGDHNLGKLRMTWSGTYAKASEDRPNERYITHRSNKTVIVNTLDPAKYVVNLKNIDDELTLSLNEIYESNNNTNETDVNGRLDFELPINNNKGKIQFGARYRGKDKERVDSYDVYEPIEDLGTGGNSLGNLPFSVQDERVFLNGGQYKPGRFVNKEYLGGLNLSDASKFEKEDALGEYITNNYTAKENITGGYVMGDYKLTDKLMAIVGARIEHTSIKYSGFKFDTETEIATPTPETTKSYTNILPGAHLKYNFSDNSILRFAWTNTLARPGYFALVPYAAFNPDDMELERGNPDLEATTAMNFDLMYENYFKSIGVLSVGGFYKDISNFIYTRTDMNVTDPQFGELRSLTRPENGGTADVYGFEVAIQRQLDFLPGALKGLGVYLNYTFTESSTTGIQGRESDDLRLTGTAKNMFNASLSYETKKLVVRASLNFASDYIDEVGDSGFGDLYYDKQTFVDVNASYAITPQWRVYIEGNNLTNQPLRYYQGIQERTFQEEFYNARINLGVKFDFFGKK
- a CDS encoding nucleotidyl transferase AbiEii/AbiGii toxin family protein, which codes for MIKDWFDSYNATSQDEISKAKREIIQYITLSGLSRSDFFSKASYYGGTALRMLYGLPRFSEDIDFSLNYTDPNFTLQDYFPYIEKECVLHGLEVDLSIKENVEPNDVDSAFLKDNTEWNIITVNQKFAPTIKIKVEIDKNPPLLFETEAKLIIRPYSFYVNTFKEPHLFAGKMHAFLFREWKTRVKGRDWYDLEWYIKRGTSLSLSHLQERAIQSDHLPKGTILDKELLSKILEDKISSTDIENAMFDIKRFIQNPKELDIWSKQYFLDLVKLMKVE